A DNA window from Micromonospora inyonensis contains the following coding sequences:
- a CDS encoding pentapeptide repeat-containing protein, which produces MILHCPDFLAATRSPQAGTRSSRDMVDSLLDQLSSSEAPRPPDLVMVTGNLAERATPAEYEMAHQTLSTLRDALAIDHRRIVLVPGSSDVNRLKCHAYFLQCAADEEQPTPPYWEKWQPFATMVRRFHGMELPRDQPWTLTEHPDLGVVVAGFNSTMAQTHLPGDEYGHLGAEQIDWFSDHLSAPARRDWLRVGVLHHRPDGAAGTSGRLADADRFVDALGPHLDLVVHGQPDEPALALLRPVGVPVLGGGSGGWQLVEVHPGHLRVHTLPDGPCPAGSTGPVPLPYPPPRRAVPLPRHPDPPAALRRLADQVAEVCRLRHPAADVTLVRQPDSTRVAYLRVSPDSTRGDRGPAEQHPIGVCAAVPTHDDVGWFVEVLARFRTGSAGRTASLVHVGAATDPRLREWARGRGVALVTFADFQLGPDLDRFTERQDAVLDSDPVYPSAAYVPQRYTEFLPGARAPSEAPPSTDLLAWLRDWVDAPRGRLVVVLGTFGHGKTFLLRELARRMRDDGSRTVPVLIDLRGFEKAYSLDELVAVQLSRHGQRQIDLDAFRYLRREGRVALLFDGFDELATRVSYDRATNHLDTIVQAAEDRAKVIVTSRDQHFLTDADVLSALGAQLGADRRVVRLADFDDHQILTFLTHQLRDPVRARHRLELLRDVKDLLGLSRNPRMLGFITELGEESLHVGTDAGNPITAAGLYRRVLERWLAYETRRLGRLGPLAPSEADLWEAVTHLALRLWDSPDDSLSLDDLGAAAATLSQLTATAVGETAALEPQESAHLLGSSTLLVRYGERRFTFVHHSVREWLIANHLAGQLTAGGGAAPGLIGRSMSPLMIDFLVGLAGHDAMRDWAEQTLAGRSTARGVGRNAVEVLRHLRVATSSPLHMPGFDLRGEDFSARFLAGADLGGADLTGARLVGTNLTGANLTEANLTGARLDRATLRDADLTEADLTGARLLGTDLTGAVLTNVRLRRTALVAATGADGEALRGVDTLGAALPDDTAAEPQIASCAVVHAVAVAFGVRLLAGGGQDGAIRVWDAGNGMPLRMLAGHTGTVRAVAYPPDGRHLASAGDDETIRIWDTTTGHTLHTLTGHTGRIRTVAYSPDGRHLASAGDDETIRIWDTTTGHAPHTLTGHTGRVRTVAYSPHGGHLASAGDDETIRIWDTTTGHTLHTLTGHTGTVHAVGYAPSGDRLASASDDRRIHVWDVTTRAIVHTMTGHTGWIRALAFSPEGRRLVSAGDDGTIRVWDGGTGQALHTLTGHGGSVHAIAYYPDGRHLASAGDDETVRVWDTAEGRLSRTVRGGGGDSRALCFSPREGDPWMAVGSGDGAVRIWSPVVGDQPRVLSEPGGPDTAVTALAVSGNGRYLACAGHDGGIRVWDPTTAELERTLTGHIGAVRAIAFEPGGCHLASAGVDGTIRMWDVSGHGAVRALAGRYGGVTAIAFSPGGHYLASAGTDGTVRVWHLGTGRRQVLPGHANTVRALGFSPDGRHLASADEDGTIRIRGLDAGARPRVLAGHEGAVTAIAFSPDGYHLASAGADGAIRIWATATGQLAHTITGHAGWICSLAYTPDGRHLASAGGDRAVRFWDTTRAGPHAVLVPLAAGGSAVLLDDQRYVLTGQPHGEYWYAIGMCRFEPGELDPYVPALRPVPSGGRVW; this is translated from the coding sequence ATGATCCTGCACTGCCCGGACTTCCTGGCCGCGACGCGTTCCCCGCAGGCCGGCACACGGTCATCGCGCGACATGGTCGACTCCCTGCTCGACCAGTTGAGTTCCTCGGAGGCACCGCGTCCGCCGGATCTGGTGATGGTCACGGGCAATCTCGCCGAACGCGCGACCCCGGCGGAATACGAGATGGCACACCAGACCCTGAGTACCCTGCGAGACGCGCTCGCCATCGATCACCGCCGGATCGTGCTGGTTCCGGGCAGCAGCGACGTCAACCGCCTCAAGTGCCACGCCTACTTTCTCCAGTGCGCCGCCGACGAGGAACAGCCGACGCCGCCGTACTGGGAGAAGTGGCAGCCGTTCGCCACGATGGTCCGCCGGTTCCACGGCATGGAGCTGCCCCGGGACCAACCCTGGACCCTCACCGAGCACCCCGACCTGGGTGTCGTCGTCGCCGGTTTCAACTCCACGATGGCCCAGACCCACCTACCCGGCGACGAGTACGGCCACCTGGGCGCGGAGCAGATCGACTGGTTCTCCGACCACCTGTCCGCGCCCGCCCGGCGGGACTGGCTGCGGGTCGGCGTGCTGCACCACCGGCCGGACGGTGCCGCCGGCACCAGCGGTCGGCTCGCCGACGCCGACCGGTTCGTCGACGCGCTGGGCCCGCACCTGGATCTGGTGGTGCACGGCCAGCCGGACGAGCCCGCGCTCGCCCTCCTGCGCCCCGTCGGCGTGCCGGTGCTCGGCGGCGGGAGTGGCGGCTGGCAACTCGTCGAGGTGCACCCCGGCCACCTGCGGGTGCACACGCTGCCCGACGGTCCGTGTCCGGCCGGCAGCACCGGGCCGGTCCCGCTCCCGTACCCGCCTCCGCGCCGGGCGGTGCCCCTGCCCCGCCACCCGGACCCACCGGCGGCGCTACGGCGGCTGGCGGACCAGGTCGCGGAGGTCTGCCGCCTGCGCCATCCGGCGGCCGACGTCACCCTGGTCCGGCAGCCCGACTCGACGAGGGTTGCCTATCTGCGCGTCTCCCCCGACTCCACGCGCGGCGACCGGGGCCCGGCGGAGCAGCATCCGATCGGGGTGTGTGCCGCCGTCCCGACCCACGACGACGTCGGGTGGTTCGTCGAGGTGCTGGCCCGGTTCCGTACCGGCAGCGCCGGCCGGACGGCCAGCCTCGTGCACGTCGGGGCGGCGACGGATCCGCGACTGCGTGAGTGGGCCCGCGGGCGCGGCGTCGCCCTCGTCACCTTCGCCGACTTCCAGCTCGGACCCGATCTCGACCGGTTCACCGAACGTCAGGACGCCGTGCTGGACAGCGACCCCGTCTATCCGTCCGCCGCCTACGTCCCGCAGCGCTACACGGAGTTCCTGCCCGGAGCACGGGCACCGTCGGAGGCACCGCCGTCCACGGATCTCCTCGCGTGGCTGCGCGACTGGGTGGACGCGCCGCGCGGGCGGCTGGTGGTGGTTCTGGGCACCTTCGGACACGGCAAGACCTTCCTGCTGCGGGAGCTGGCCCGCCGGATGCGCGACGACGGTTCCCGCACGGTGCCGGTGCTGATCGACCTGCGGGGCTTCGAGAAGGCGTACAGCCTGGACGAACTCGTCGCCGTGCAGCTCTCCCGGCACGGCCAGCGGCAGATCGATCTCGACGCGTTCCGGTACCTGCGGCGCGAGGGCCGGGTGGCACTGCTCTTCGACGGCTTCGACGAGTTGGCCACCCGGGTCAGCTACGACCGCGCCACCAACCACCTGGACACCATCGTGCAGGCGGCCGAGGACCGGGCCAAGGTCATCGTCACCAGCCGGGACCAGCACTTCCTCACCGACGCCGACGTGCTGTCCGCGCTCGGGGCCCAGCTCGGCGCCGACCGCCGGGTGGTACGCCTGGCCGACTTCGACGACCACCAGATCCTCACCTTCCTCACCCACCAGCTGCGCGATCCGGTCAGGGCCCGGCACCGCCTCGAACTCCTCCGTGACGTCAAGGACCTGCTCGGGCTGTCCCGCAATCCGCGGATGCTCGGGTTCATCACCGAACTGGGTGAGGAGTCACTGCACGTCGGGACGGACGCCGGGAACCCCATCACCGCCGCCGGCCTCTACCGGCGGGTACTCGAACGCTGGTTGGCATACGAGACCAGGCGGCTCGGCCGCCTCGGTCCGCTCGCCCCCAGCGAGGCGGACCTCTGGGAGGCCGTGACCCATCTGGCGCTCCGGCTGTGGGACTCGCCCGACGACAGCCTCAGCCTGGACGACCTCGGGGCCGCCGCGGCCACGCTGTCCCAGCTCACCGCCACCGCGGTCGGTGAGACCGCCGCCCTGGAGCCGCAGGAGAGCGCCCACCTGCTCGGGTCCAGCACACTGCTGGTCCGGTACGGCGAGCGACGGTTCACCTTCGTCCACCACTCGGTACGCGAGTGGCTGATCGCCAACCACCTCGCCGGCCAGCTGACCGCCGGGGGTGGCGCCGCCCCCGGTCTGATCGGCCGGTCCATGTCCCCGCTCATGATCGATTTTCTGGTCGGCCTGGCCGGTCACGACGCCATGCGCGACTGGGCGGAACAGACGCTGGCCGGCCGGTCCACCGCGCGCGGGGTGGGACGCAACGCCGTGGAGGTCCTCCGACACCTGCGGGTGGCCACCTCGTCGCCCCTGCACATGCCCGGCTTCGACCTGCGCGGGGAGGACTTCTCCGCCCGGTTCCTCGCGGGCGCCGACCTCGGCGGGGCCGACCTGACCGGCGCGAGGCTGGTGGGCACCAACCTCACCGGGGCCAACCTGACCGAGGCCAACCTCACCGGGGCCCGCCTGGACCGGGCCACGCTGCGCGACGCCGACCTCACCGAGGCCGACCTGACCGGGGCGAGGCTGCTCGGCACGGACCTCACCGGCGCGGTCCTCACCAACGTGCGGCTACGCCGGACCGCCCTGGTGGCGGCGACCGGAGCCGACGGCGAGGCACTGCGGGGCGTCGACACGCTCGGTGCCGCCCTGCCCGACGACACCGCCGCCGAACCCCAGATCGCCTCCTGCGCCGTCGTGCACGCCGTCGCGGTGGCCTTCGGCGTACGGCTGCTGGCCGGCGGCGGCCAGGACGGCGCGATCCGGGTGTGGGACGCCGGCAACGGAATGCCGCTGCGGATGCTGGCCGGGCACACCGGGACGGTGCGGGCCGTCGCCTACCCGCCCGACGGCCGGCACCTCGCCAGCGCCGGGGACGACGAGACCATCCGCATCTGGGACACCACCACCGGCCACACCCTCCACACCCTCACCGGCCACACCGGACGCATCCGCACCGTCGCCTACAGCCCAGACGGCCGGCACCTCGCCAGCGCCGGAGACGACGAGACCATCCGCATCTGGGACACCACCACCGGCCACGCCCCCCACACCCTCACCGGCCACACCGGACGCGTCCGCACCGTCGCCTACAGCCCACACGGCGGGCACCTCGCCAGCGCCGGAGACGACGAGACCATCCGCATCTGGGACACCACCACCGGCCACACCCTCCACACCCTCACCGGCCACACCGGCACGGTCCACGCCGTCGGGTACGCCCCCTCCGGCGATCGGCTGGCCAGCGCCAGCGACGACCGGCGCATCCACGTGTGGGACGTGACCACCCGCGCCATCGTCCACACCATGACCGGTCACACCGGTTGGATCCGCGCTCTCGCCTTCTCCCCCGAGGGGCGGCGGTTGGTCAGTGCCGGCGACGACGGCACCATCCGGGTCTGGGACGGTGGCACCGGCCAAGCTCTGCATACCCTCACCGGCCACGGCGGCAGCGTCCACGCCATCGCCTACTACCCGGACGGTCGGCATCTGGCCAGCGCGGGCGACGACGAGACGGTCCGGGTGTGGGACACCGCCGAGGGCAGGTTGTCGCGCACCGTCCGGGGCGGCGGCGGCGACTCCCGCGCACTGTGCTTCTCGCCCCGGGAGGGCGATCCGTGGATGGCGGTCGGATCGGGCGACGGCGCGGTACGGATCTGGAGTCCCGTGGTCGGCGACCAGCCCCGCGTGCTCAGCGAACCGGGCGGCCCCGACACCGCCGTCACCGCACTCGCCGTCTCCGGCAACGGCCGCTACCTCGCCTGCGCCGGCCACGACGGCGGCATCCGGGTCTGGGACCCCACCACGGCGGAACTCGAACGGACGTTGACCGGGCACATCGGGGCGGTCCGCGCGATCGCCTTCGAGCCGGGTGGGTGCCACCTGGCCAGTGCCGGCGTCGACGGCACGATCCGGATGTGGGACGTCTCCGGCCACGGAGCGGTCCGTGCCCTAGCCGGGCGGTACGGCGGGGTCACCGCCATCGCGTTCTCGCCGGGCGGGCACTACCTGGCCAGTGCCGGCACGGACGGCACGGTCCGGGTGTGGCATCTCGGCACCGGCCGGCGGCAGGTCCTGCCCGGGCACGCCAACACCGTCCGGGCACTCGGCTTCTCCCCCGACGGGCGTCATCTGGCCAGCGCGGACGAGGACGGGACGATCCGGATCCGGGGCCTCGACGCCGGAGCGCGGCCCCGCGTGCTCGCCGGACACGAGGGTGCGGTCACCGCCATCGCCTTCTCCCCGGACGGTTACCACCTGGCCAGCGCCGGAGCCGACGGCGCCATCCGGATCTGGGCCACCGCCACCGGTCAGCTCGCCCACACGATCACCGGCCACGCCGGTTGGATCTGCTCGCTGGCCTACACCCCGGACGGCCGTCACCTGGCCAGTGCCGGCGGCGATCGTGCCGTCCGATTCTGGGACACCACACGTGCCGGACCGCACGCGGTGCTCGTGCCGCTGGCCGCCGGCGGCTCGGCCGTCCTGCTCGACGACCAACGGTACGTCCTGACGGGGCAGCCGCACGGCGAGTACTGGTACGCCATCGGGATGTGCCGGTTCGAGCCGGGCGAACTCGACCCGTACGTCCCGGCGCTACGCCCGGTCCCCTCCGGCGGGCGGGTCTGGTGA